Proteins co-encoded in one Armatimonadota bacterium genomic window:
- a CDS encoding insulinase family protein, with protein sequence MHAFLFALVLAQPVPATAQHVTFDKFKLPNGMTVILQPDHSLPIVAVNTWFRVGSKDEPERRSGFAHLFEHLMFMGTKRVPNGAFDTTMEEYGGANNASTWEDITNYFDWGPASLLPVLLWLEADRLEALADEMTLEKLNLQREVVKNERREGVDNAPYGRAYEAINGLMFPKGHPYSTSVIGSMEDLNAATVQDVQDFFRTYYIPNNASLVVVGDFDPKETKARIQSLFGTLPRRSDIVRKPVPPAALQGVRRVTMVDKVSSSKTISVWHSHRSFTPADIAFRLGAGVLGDGAGSRLYQAVVVKKQLASDVSVRQESRVLGSLFTVDATARDDVSLDKLEKAIDEEMMRFLKNGPTQAEVDRQKAKYRFRLVNSMQSFLQRADAMNQYEFVFGNPDGFAKELAMVDGVSPASMKANFKLLNLDKRLVLRVIPELETPEQNPRDTRPEMAPTKSFAFPIPATFDLPNGNKVYYWQKKGVPVTTVSLRFSGGAAADAAGKAGLTGLMADMLTEGAGTRDSEAFANALDAIGASLGASADQKGLTASLTVGTDKLDAGLALMSDAVLRPRFAKGDWERVKAVHLQGLDEADDNPTAVAGKVAAREFFGPNHPYSRPTSGSKESVSTLTLADVKAAYGSRIKSGSANWYAAGNLSPEAFKKALASRFGGWQTQGIHKAVELGNPAPQASRLLIVDRPGAVQTAITVLLPNAAFASPDRPAMQELGIVLGGTFTSRLNRNLREDKGYTYGIGFRAMFSSDVSYSRLATAVRADVTGASLKEILTEIAKIRSGDVVEAEANKARSQFQYDAVTDAETLQGLVNAGIGYLENGIPMSGVAAELARFGRVAVGDLNRVARAAVPWENAVIVLVGDQKEIVKQIEGLDLPKPEIVKP encoded by the coding sequence ATGCACGCGTTCCTTTTCGCGCTCGTCCTGGCTCAGCCTGTCCCGGCCACTGCCCAGCACGTCACGTTCGACAAGTTCAAGCTGCCGAACGGCATGACCGTGATCCTTCAGCCGGACCATTCCCTTCCGATCGTGGCGGTGAACACCTGGTTTCGCGTCGGCAGCAAGGATGAGCCCGAGCGCAGAAGCGGCTTCGCCCATCTCTTTGAACACCTGATGTTCATGGGCACCAAGCGCGTGCCCAACGGAGCTTTCGATACGACGATGGAGGAGTACGGCGGCGCTAACAACGCCAGCACTTGGGAAGACATCACCAACTACTTCGATTGGGGTCCCGCTTCCCTATTGCCAGTCTTGCTCTGGCTGGAGGCCGACCGGCTGGAGGCGCTTGCGGACGAGATGACCCTTGAAAAGCTCAACTTGCAGCGCGAGGTGGTCAAGAACGAGCGCCGCGAAGGCGTCGACAACGCCCCCTACGGCCGGGCCTATGAGGCCATCAACGGCCTGATGTTCCCCAAGGGCCACCCCTATAGCACCAGCGTCATCGGCAGCATGGAGGACCTCAACGCCGCTACCGTCCAGGACGTCCAGGACTTCTTCCGAACCTATTACATCCCCAACAACGCCAGCCTGGTCGTCGTGGGCGATTTCGACCCCAAGGAGACCAAAGCTCGGATTCAGAGCCTCTTTGGGACGCTTCCTCGCAGGAGCGACATCGTCCGAAAGCCCGTTCCACCCGCTGCGCTCCAGGGAGTCCGCCGCGTGACCATGGTCGACAAGGTTTCGAGCTCCAAGACCATCTCGGTGTGGCACAGCCATCGATCCTTCACTCCGGCCGACATCGCCTTTCGATTGGGTGCGGGGGTGCTCGGCGATGGTGCGGGCAGTCGGCTTTATCAGGCCGTGGTGGTCAAGAAGCAGCTCGCCAGCGACGTCAGCGTGCGCCAAGAGTCGCGCGTCCTCGGTTCGCTCTTCACGGTAGACGCCACTGCCCGGGATGACGTTTCGCTTGACAAGCTTGAGAAGGCTATCGACGAAGAGATGATGCGCTTCCTCAAAAATGGCCCAACCCAGGCCGAGGTCGATCGCCAAAAGGCCAAATACCGGTTCCGCCTGGTGAACTCGATGCAGAGCTTCCTGCAGCGCGCCGATGCCATGAACCAGTACGAGTTCGTCTTTGGCAATCCAGACGGTTTCGCCAAGGAGCTGGCGATGGTGGACGGGGTTTCGCCGGCGAGCATGAAGGCCAACTTCAAGCTCTTGAACCTGGACAAGCGGCTCGTTCTCCGCGTCATTCCCGAACTCGAGACGCCAGAGCAGAACCCGCGCGACACGAGGCCGGAGATGGCGCCCACCAAGAGCTTTGCCTTCCCGATTCCAGCGACCTTTGACCTCCCCAACGGCAATAAGGTGTATTACTGGCAGAAGAAGGGAGTGCCCGTCACGACGGTGTCGTTACGGTTCTCGGGAGGCGCTGCCGCTGACGCTGCCGGCAAAGCGGGCCTAACCGGGCTCATGGCAGACATGCTCACCGAGGGCGCGGGAACCCGAGACTCCGAGGCGTTCGCCAACGCCCTCGATGCCATCGGCGCAAGCCTCGGAGCCAGCGCGGACCAGAAAGGACTCACCGCCAGCTTGACCGTCGGGACCGATAAGCTCGACGCCGGGCTTGCCCTCATGAGCGATGCGGTGCTCCGGCCGCGGTTCGCCAAGGGGGATTGGGAGCGGGTGAAGGCCGTCCATCTCCAGGGGCTCGACGAGGCTGACGACAACCCCACCGCCGTCGCCGGAAAGGTGGCCGCTCGAGAGTTCTTTGGGCCAAACCATCCCTATTCTCGCCCGACCTCAGGTTCGAAAGAGTCGGTTTCAACGCTCACCTTGGCCGACGTGAAGGCTGCGTATGGTTCCCGCATCAAGTCCGGTTCGGCCAACTGGTACGCCGCTGGAAACCTCTCTCCGGAGGCTTTCAAGAAGGCGCTCGCCAGTAGATTCGGAGGTTGGCAGACTCAGGGAATCCACAAGGCTGTCGAACTCGGCAATCCGGCCCCGCAAGCCTCCCGGTTGCTGATCGTCGATCGGCCCGGCGCGGTTCAGACGGCGATCACGGTCCTGCTTCCCAATGCGGCCTTTGCCTCCCCTGACCGCCCCGCGATGCAGGAGCTTGGCATCGTGCTGGGCGGGACGTTTACGTCGCGGCTCAACCGAAACCTTCGGGAGGACAAGGGCTACACCTATGGGATCGGGTTTCGGGCTATGTTTTCCAGCGACGTCAGCTATTCGCGGCTTGCGACGGCCGTGCGCGCCGACGTCACCGGGGCGAGCCTCAAGGAGATCCTGACGGAAATCGCCAAGATCCGCTCCGGAGACGTTGTGGAAGCCGAGGCGAACAAGGCGCGGTCGCAGTTCCAATATGACGCGGTGACCGACGCCGAGACCCTCCAGGGTCTGGTCAACGCGGGAATCGGCTACTTGGAAAACGGCATCCCCATGTCGGGTGTCGCGGCCGAGCTTGCCCGCTTTGGCAGGGTGGCCGTGGGGGACCTGAACCGCGTGGCCCGTGCGGCCGTGCCTTGGGAGAACGCGGTCATCGTTCTCGTGGGCGACCAGAAGGAGATCGTGAAGCAGATCGAGGGATTGGACCTGCCGAAGCCGGAAATCGTCAAACCGTAA